One Plasmodium coatneyi strain Hackeri chromosome 14, complete sequence genomic window carries:
- a CDS encoding Clustered-asparagine-rich protein, giving the protein MSEEIPNATIDGVPNDRLHIQNIPPHLTESHLRNLFGNAGYVITDVCYFNKNRKQSNNGFMNRKVYNTALITFNTHEEALSVLKNIKSMIDTSRQEKSIEAKFAVPNVNSNSSAKNNNSGHVGGGSGGGPQGPFGNNNFQRSFNNHDDFSSGGMNNYNHFNSAGNVQGNLATRNMMKGKNPNNGMMMTMMNSVNNTSGMNGVVSPNDRHMNGGMFNQKNNFMLNNPNLGNGKSMPEMVKSEGDFSPRGNTGMGNMHSVGAVSGVGPVGVNAMNGLHGNAHPGMGPAMFRQMQSNNNGGVFQSSDPVMEECNENIEGLSLWEIYKDKNNNTFYYNNLTKHSQWNKPIHPNKLFHFNNNDKTKLNGPNGSNLFIFHIPSEWTDLDLFQHFCCFGNIISSKIQRDNTGRNSGFGFVSYDNTLSAQHAIQFMNGYFVNNKYLKVQLKKGEAAEKA; this is encoded by the coding sequence ATGAGCGAAGAAATACCGAATGCAACCATCGATGGAGTTCCCAACGACAGACTACACATACAGAACATCCCTCCTCACCTGACGGAGTCGCACCTGAGAAATTTATTTGGAAACGCAGGCTACGTCATAACAGACGTGtgttattttaataaaaacagaaaacaGTCAAACAATGGTTTTATGAACAGGAAGGTCTACAACACTGCACTCATTACGTTTAACACACATGAAGAGGCGTTAAGTGTCTTGAAGAACATCAAGAGCATGATTGATACAAGCAGGCAGGAGAAGAGCATCGAGGCGAAGTTCGCTGTGCCCAATGTGAATAGCAATTCAAGTGcaaagaataataatagcGGCCATGTCGGTGGGGGTAGCGGTGGAGGCCCACAAGGTCCATTTGGCAATAACAATTTCCAAAGGAGCTTTAACAACCATGACGATTTTAGCAGCGGCGGGATGAACAACTACAATCATTTTAACAGTGCCGGAAATGTACAGGGAAATTTGGCTACCAGGAATATgatgaagggaaagaaccCAAATAACGgaatgatgatgacgatgatgaatAGTGTGAACAATACGAGTGGCATGAACGGAGTGGTCAGCCCAAATGACCGACATATGAATGGGGGTATGTTTAATCAGAAAAATAACTTCATGCTGAATAATCCCAACTTGGGTAATGGGAAGAGCATGCCCGAAATGGTGAAATCGGAGGGGGACTTCTCCCCCCGAGGTAATACTGGCATGGGGAACATGCACAGTGTGGGTGCCGTTAGCGGGGTTGGCCCTGTTGGTGTGAACGCCATGAACGGTTTGCACGGTAATGCGCACCCAGGAATGGGTCCTGCCATGTTCAGGCAAATGCAAAGCAACAACAATGGAGGTGTCTTCCAATCGAGCGACCCCGTAATGGAGGAATGTAATGAAAATATTGAAGGCCTAAGTCTGTGGGAGATCTACAAagataagaacaacaacacctTTTATTATAACAACCTCACAAAGCATAGTCAATGGAACAAACCCATACACCCAAATAAGTTGTtccattttaataacaatgATAAGACAAAGTTGAACGGTCCCAATGGAagcaatttgttcatttttcacatacCAAGTGAATGGACCGACTTGGATTTATTTCAGCACTTCTGCTGCTTTGGAAATATAATATCGTCTAAAATTCAGAGAGACAACACGGGGAGGAACTCTGGGTTCGGCTTCGTGAGCTACGATAACACCCTGAGTGCGCAACATGCCATTCAGTTTATGAATGGGTACTTTGTGAATAATAAGTATTTGAAGGTGCAGCTGAAGAAGGGCGAGGCGGCGGAGAAGGCCTAG